A genomic window from Salirhabdus salicampi includes:
- a CDS encoding ketopantoate reductase family protein — MDHLNIVIIGAGALGVYFGGRLQEVGENVTFLVRERRATELREHGLAIKSIKGDYPLPNVSYTTDVQDIDSADIVLLAVKGYHLDGTLPQLKTLVQKGAKVIPLLNGIEHIDTLQTELGEENVIGGLAFIIATLDKKGHVVHTSEQHRFVFGPLHSSQEQLCEQFHEITNKANMENELHENILTSLWNKYMFITAFSGITTATNLPIGPIRDNDQTLQVAKDTLLEMKRLANGYDALITEDHVENAVNLLFQFPNDGTSSMHQDKRKGLTIEVDHLHGGALRLAKKIGIELPVIKTIHGVIKPYEHGSPTE, encoded by the coding sequence GTGGATCATTTGAATATTGTAATCATTGGGGCAGGAGCTTTAGGTGTTTATTTTGGCGGGAGACTCCAAGAAGTAGGAGAGAATGTAACATTCCTTGTACGTGAACGACGAGCCACTGAACTACGTGAACATGGTCTAGCAATAAAAAGTATAAAAGGGGATTACCCATTACCAAACGTTTCCTACACAACAGATGTTCAAGATATCGATTCTGCAGATATCGTTTTGTTAGCGGTTAAAGGATATCACTTAGATGGGACGTTACCTCAATTAAAAACACTTGTCCAAAAAGGAGCAAAGGTAATTCCTTTATTAAACGGAATTGAGCATATCGATACTCTTCAAACAGAGTTAGGGGAAGAGAACGTAATTGGTGGTCTCGCCTTCATCATTGCAACATTGGACAAAAAAGGCCACGTTGTTCACACGAGTGAGCAACACCGTTTCGTATTCGGACCATTACATAGTTCCCAAGAACAACTTTGTGAGCAATTTCATGAAATAACGAACAAAGCGAATATGGAAAATGAACTACATGAAAATATATTAACCTCATTATGGAACAAATATATGTTTATTACTGCCTTTTCCGGTATTACAACAGCTACGAATTTACCTATTGGACCGATACGTGACAATGACCAAACATTACAAGTCGCTAAAGATACATTGCTTGAGATGAAGCGGCTTGCCAATGGATATGATGCACTCATTACTGAGGATCATGTTGAAAATGCCGTAAACCTTTTATTTCAATTCCCGAATGATGGCACTTCTTCTATGCACCAAGATAAGCGAAAAGGTTTAACGATTGAAGTCGATCACCTTCATGGGGGAGCATTGCGTTTAGCTAAAAAAATTGGCATTGAATTACCGGTGATTAAAACAATACACGGTGTTATAAAACCATATGAACATGGTAGCCCAACAGAATAA